From Camelina sativa cultivar DH55 chromosome 5, Cs, whole genome shotgun sequence:
CAGAAGATAACTGGAGTGTGTATTTTAAACAGATGCTGGGCGattgaaagtttttttgttttttttttgtttttttatttatgattaggACACTTGTTAAGTTGTAATTCGCTGTtatgattttggagatttttatctCATCCTATCTATTTAGGATCAATTATTATAcaacatacatttttttattataaaaaatatatcgaaattcataactttttaaactctataaatagacacttgtttcatttcattcggacacataaaaaaaaaatatcatttctaccataattttcttattattctcCAATAAACTCTTGTtttccatcattttttttttgaaatggaTTCTAACAATAATCCTACTCAAAATTCTAGTAATTTTCCTTTTCCGTATCCAAATTCCAACAATAATTCTATGCAAAATTCTTCTAACTATCCTTTTCCCTATCCAAATCCTAGCAATTATCAATTTCAAAATCCTTCTTTCAACCAACCTCAAAATATTCCAAATTATGGttgatatttcaaaattaatttaattgttattaatatgcaatcacaaaaataaaaatatatatgaaaaatatgaaataaaaattgtgGGGTAGagtgttgaattttattaaacaaaaccattgtAGTGTTAAAAATTTAGATGGGTATTGAATGATTATGTGGAGGAAAGAGAATATGAAGTGGAAtgttaaaaagtgaaaaagtacGGTGTTGAAACATTTTAGCAATGCACATAATCTTTTAGACCAtgtacaataatttttttttcaacacccTCCACTTCAATTTTTAACACTCcacatcattttctctttcttccaccTAATCATTCAACACCCAAATCAATTTTAACCTCtccaatagttttgtttaataaaattcaacaccttACCCCACTAttttcacattatatttttatttttacttaatttgataACAACCCATTTATAgtaacaattaaaattaataaaagttacattattattttttaaattgaatgTTATATTCTTAGCTAATATTTtactataacaaaaataaaaattattattattaaaacaaataaaattacacaaacttAAAATTCGGAAAATACAAACACACAATACAGCTAATAAAACGTACATAACTTAATTAGTACAATCATCTTAACTTAAATCACTCACAGAAATTTAAAAACCTCTTTAAACATGGAACATCCCGAATTTTGCCCATATGTGTTTGACTAGATCTGCTTGAAATTCATGATGGACATTTAAATCACGTAATTGACATCTAGCACGCACATGATTTGCAAAAGCAGATAGCACCTCGGTAGAGAATGGTTGTGGTGTACTAGAACCACTAGCCTCAGAATGATCATAATCAGTCCAATGTTGTGCATATGTATCTCGTTCATCCTCAACAAtcatattatgtaatataataCATGACCGCATGATCATAGCTAAATCGGCTATGTCCCACAAATGTGCTGGTTCGCGAATGATTTTAAATTGAGCTTGTAACACTCCAAATGCAAGTTCGATGTCCTTCCGACATCCTTCTTGGTGTTGTGCAAATAACTTGTCTGGTTCATTTTGAGGATGACGAATTGATTTGACGAAAGTTGGATAAGAAGGATAGATACCATCAGCTAGATAGTATGCCATATCATACGGGCGTTGGTTCACAAAGAAGTTCACTTCTAGAGTATTTCTTTGttcaacatcatcaaacacTGGTGTACAATCTAGAACATTGATATCGTTCAATGTGCCTGGATACCCAAAAAAGCATATCATATCCATAGATCATGAGATGCAACTGCTTCAAGAATAACAGTGGTGGTTCCCTTATCTCCTCGAGTAAATTGACCTTCCCACGCCGTAGGACAATTTTTCCATTCCCAGTGCATGCAATCAATACTTCCAATCATCCCCGGAAACCTCCGCATCTCGCTGACATGCAAAATTCTTTGGAGGTCATCTCGATTTGGAGCTCTGAGATACACTTGCTCATACAAATGTATATTTCCTTTACAAAATCTACGCAAGCATTCCAATGTTATAGTACCTCCGATTTTGATGTACTCATCGACCGCGTCTGCCGCCATATCATATGCTAACATTCGCATAGCTGTGGTATATTTTGCTAATGGGGATATACCTTCTTTATTGGCTGCATCAACTCGTTGGGTGAAGTAGTTGTCACCCGGGAAAGGATAGCCGCCGCATCCGGCAATCGGGAGCCGGAAAATCCCATCCCACAGGAGGTAGGAGAGACGTCCCGATCTTGTGAGGTCGCTCCGAACTCAAATACTGTCGACCCTGGGGTGTCTCCCCTTCAGCTAGAACTCCGAGAGTACCGAGCTCGGCGAAAAAGGATGAGCGCGTATATTCGGGCGCTTCGGCTGAAACTTGACCAGCTCCATCGTTTTTACTGTTTAGAGGGAACCATTCAAGTCCTGGAAGACCCTATCGTTGAAGGTTACTTCTTGGCACACTGGCGAATGGTCCGTCTACTTGATGAGCATAAGGCGTGCAAAGAACTGGTCGATCGGATGGATGTACCCGATCTTCCGGAAGGCGATCGCGAACCCCTGGGGGAAACCGCCTTCCCGTTCGTGACGGATGTCTGGGCCTATCGAGCTTGCTTGACTAGGTTAATCCGATACGTCAATTTCCTGGAGTCGTCGGGTCAAGCCTTCCGCGAGTGCCATCTTCTTGAAG
This genomic window contains:
- the LOC104789665 gene encoding uncharacterized protein LOC104789665, producing the protein MELVKFQPKRPNIRAHPFSPSSVLSESGRLSYLLWDGIFRLPIAGCGGYPFPGDNYFTQRVDAANKEGISPLAKYTTAMRMLAYDMAADAVDEYIKIGGTITLECLRRFCKGNIHLYEQVYLRAPNRDDLQRILHVSEMRRFPGMIGSIDCMHWEWKNCPTAWEGTLNDINVLDCTPVFDDVEQRNTLEVNFFVNQRPYDMAYYLADGIYPSYPTFVKSIRHPQNEPDKLFAQHQEGCRKDIELAFGVLQAQFKIIREPAHLWDIADLAMIMRSCIILHNMIVEDERDTYAQHWTDYDHSEASGSSTPQPFSTEVLSAFANHVRARCQLRDLNVHHEFQADLVKHIWAKFGMFHV